The proteins below come from a single Aegilops tauschii subsp. strangulata cultivar AL8/78 chromosome 6, Aet v6.0, whole genome shotgun sequence genomic window:
- the LOC109784003 gene encoding transcription factor MYB30: MGRSPCCEKTGLKRGPWTAEEDMTLVAHIEQHGHSNWRALPKQAGLLRCGKSCRLRWINYLRPDIKRGNFTSEEEDAIIQLHAMLGNRWSTIAARLPGRTDNEIKNVWHTHLKKRLESSSKPSGQAAPKRNAKKPVAVASTADGPASVPVLSPEQPISSSATDSSMPSSLENTDSFTSEEFQIEDSFWSETLAMTVDSSDSAMEAGVTPNSASPSSSNDEMDFWVRLFMQAGEVQSLSQI, from the coding sequence ATGGGGAGGTCTCCGTGCTGCGAGAAGACGGGACTCAAGAGGGGCCCGTGGACGGCGGAGGAGGACATGACCCTGGTGGCTCACATCGAGCAGCACGGGCACAGCAACTGGCGGGCGCTGCCCAAGCAGGCCGGCCTGCTGCGATGCGGCAAGAGCTGCCGCCTCCGGTGGATCAACTACCTGCGCCCCGACATCAAGCGCGGCAACTTCACCAGCGAGGAGGAAGACGCCATCATCCAGCTCCACGCCATGCTCGGCAACAGATGGTCCACCATTGCCGCCAGGCTGCCTGGGAGGACGGACAACGAGATCAAGAACGTCTGGCACACACACCTCAAGAAGCGACTCGAGTCGTCCTCCAAGCCGTCCGGCCAGGCAGCGCCTAAGCGCAACGCCAAGAAGCCTGTGGCTGTAGCGAGCACAGCCGATGGCCCGGCCTCCGTGCCAGTGTTGTCACCGGAGCAGCCCATCTCGTCGTCCGCCACCGATTCCTCGATGCCATCGTCGTTGGAGAACACGGACAGCTTTACATCGGAGGAGTTTCAGATTGAAGACAGTTTTTGGTCGGAAACACTGGCAATGACGGTGGACAGCTCCGATTCCGCCATGGAGGCCGGCGTCACCCCAAACAGTGCATCGCCGTCGTCCAGCAACGACGAGATGGACTTCTGGGTCAGACTGTTCATGCAAGCTGGTGAAGTGCAGAGTTTGTCTCAGATTTAG